The proteins below are encoded in one region of Legionella antarctica:
- the mnmC gene encoding bifunctional tRNA (5-methylaminomethyl-2-thiouridine)(34)-methyltransferase MnmD/FAD-dependent 5-carboxymethylaminomethyl-2-thiouridine(34) oxidoreductase MnmC: MSSPFIPIITADVAWRDGLPCSVYDDNYFSTENGMSQRRYVFIDGNDLINRWLNLSHNAPGIFNIAETGFGMGLNFLLTWQLWERHAPPTAQLHFISCEKHPLKITDLKRCLSVWTELTEYANQLIDNYPILTPGYHQLSFGNGRVILTLMLGEALESYEQLLICGESTLESNLRTSFIDAWYLDGFPQKTNKSMWSESLLRVIALLSKEGTTISTYTASSSVKAKITDVGFNVEKKKGLDQKRFMISGYFKKPPPFRLNTRHTPWHVGIPVQQKQKSALILGAGLAGCFTANSLARRGWQVTVIDEQEAAGMGGSANQQAILFPKLSAYKSPLTQLMLSAFLYANQVYKKILNQLKIGELEGSLLLAHNEKEIKSQQSLVDWLLHYPELGELVNADRASDLAGVDLDKAGLYIPLSGWINSPLLCQDLIKSDRITLLTNCKVDSLIFDGSQWMTEHGRSPVLILANGSQVSSFHETSHLPVKTIRGQMTAIQSTTASNKLLIPICAEGHVLPEINGTHHFGATYEPGNMSAPVYDQDDEKNLLQLFQISDKGLWSKKVVNHWAGLRAATPDYLPLVGPAPKIHEFTALFSGLESNSKRWIASPGSYYPGLYVCAGFGSRGLTTVPLCAEWLAGSINNEISCLPRNLVHALSPARFLRRDITRGFKQL, encoded by the coding sequence GTGAGTAGTCCGTTTATACCGATCATAACCGCAGATGTAGCCTGGCGAGATGGCTTGCCTTGTTCTGTTTATGATGATAATTATTTCTCTACTGAAAACGGGATGAGTCAAAGACGTTATGTATTTATTGACGGTAACGATTTAATAAATCGATGGCTAAACCTGTCTCATAATGCACCTGGTATTTTTAATATTGCCGAGACAGGTTTTGGCATGGGCTTAAATTTTCTTCTCACCTGGCAACTGTGGGAACGACACGCGCCACCGACAGCTCAGTTACATTTTATTTCCTGTGAAAAACACCCATTGAAGATTACAGATTTGAAAAGATGCTTGAGTGTTTGGACAGAATTGACTGAGTATGCAAATCAATTAATTGATAATTATCCAATATTGACACCAGGGTATCATCAGCTATCGTTTGGAAATGGCCGTGTGATTCTAACGTTAATGCTTGGGGAGGCATTAGAAAGTTACGAGCAATTATTAATTTGTGGCGAATCAACATTAGAGTCTAATTTAAGAACTTCGTTTATTGATGCTTGGTATCTGGATGGTTTTCCCCAAAAAACAAATAAAAGCATGTGGTCTGAGTCATTATTAAGAGTTATTGCTCTGCTTTCAAAAGAAGGAACTACCATATCCACCTACACTGCATCATCTTCTGTTAAAGCGAAAATTACTGACGTTGGCTTTAATGTAGAGAAAAAGAAAGGGCTTGACCAAAAGCGTTTCATGATTAGTGGATATTTCAAAAAACCCCCTCCTTTTAGACTAAACACACGACATACTCCTTGGCATGTGGGTATTCCTGTACAACAGAAACAAAAATCCGCTCTTATACTAGGTGCTGGTTTGGCTGGTTGCTTCACCGCGAATTCGCTTGCTAGAAGAGGTTGGCAAGTAACTGTTATTGACGAACAGGAAGCTGCAGGGATGGGGGGATCTGCAAATCAACAAGCTATTTTATTTCCAAAACTGTCTGCGTATAAATCCCCTTTAACTCAATTGATGCTATCAGCTTTTTTATATGCAAATCAGGTTTATAAAAAAATCCTAAATCAATTGAAGATTGGTGAACTGGAAGGCTCTTTATTACTTGCGCATAATGAAAAGGAAATAAAGTCGCAACAGAGTTTAGTGGATTGGCTCCTCCATTACCCGGAATTAGGGGAGCTGGTAAATGCAGATCGTGCATCAGATCTTGCTGGAGTAGATTTAGACAAAGCAGGACTATATATCCCTTTATCAGGATGGATTAACTCACCACTTCTATGTCAGGACTTAATCAAAAGCGATAGAATAACTTTGTTAACCAACTGTAAAGTGGACTCTTTAATTTTCGATGGTTCTCAGTGGATGACAGAGCATGGCAGATCGCCTGTGCTCATTTTAGCCAATGGTTCTCAAGTTAGTTCGTTCCACGAAACATCGCACTTACCCGTAAAAACTATTCGAGGGCAAATGACTGCAATTCAGTCTACAACAGCCAGCAATAAATTATTGATACCTATTTGTGCTGAAGGCCATGTTCTTCCTGAAATAAATGGAACTCATCACTTTGGAGCAACTTATGAGCCTGGAAATATGAGCGCACCTGTATATGATCAAGATGATGAAAAAAATTTGCTCCAACTCTTTCAAATTTCAGATAAAGGGCTGTGGTCTAAAAAAGTTGTTAATCATTGGGCGGGATTAAGGGCGGCTACACCAGATTATTTACCTTTAGTTGGCCCTGCGCCTAAAATACATGAGTTCACTGCTTTGTTTAGTGGTTTGGAAAGTAATTCAAAGCGATGGATAGCTAGCCCAGGATCTTATTACCCGGGTCTGTATGTTTGTGCCGGGTTTGGTTCGCGTGGGTTAACCACTGTTCCACTTTGTGCGGAATGGCTTGCCGGCTCAATAAATAATGAAATCAGCTGCTTACCCAGGAATCTTGTTCATGCGCTATCCCCTGCGCGTTTCTTACGTCGTGACATAACCCGGGGTTTTAAGCAATTGTAA
- the hemL gene encoding glutamate-1-semialdehyde 2,1-aminomutase, with translation MTRSSDLFHQAQALIPGGVNSPVRAFKGVGGDPVFFKKGKGAYLTDVDDNIYIDYVGSWGPLILGHCHPAVMGAVEKVLHSGMSFGAPTELEVQLAQKIISLMPSIEKIRMVNSGTEATMTAIRLARGFTNKNKFIKFNGCYHGHSDSLLVKAGSGLLTLGIPSTPGIPNSITEHTLTADFNDLAQVAQLFDKYPDDIAAIIVEPVAGNMGFILPKPEFLKGLRDLCDQYKALLIFDEVMTGFRVGLNGAQGIYEITPDLTTLGKVIGGGMPVGALGGKAEVMSFLAPEGPVYQAGTLSGNPLAMAAGLATLKEIEKTGFFAKLGETTHALTQTLSAVSETMNIPLLTSSLGGMFGFCFTDKKSVNNYAEIASSNEVLFKKFYHGMLEQGVYFAPSMYEAGFVSSVHGGVEIKKTEKAAEKVLTQLKQNI, from the coding sequence ATGACTCGATCTTCCGATTTATTTCATCAAGCCCAAGCTTTAATACCAGGAGGTGTTAATTCGCCTGTACGTGCTTTTAAAGGTGTGGGCGGTGATCCTGTTTTTTTTAAAAAAGGGAAGGGCGCCTATCTTACTGATGTAGATGATAATATTTATATCGATTATGTGGGTTCATGGGGACCCTTGATCCTGGGGCATTGTCATCCCGCTGTTATGGGTGCTGTGGAAAAAGTTCTTCATAGCGGGATGAGTTTTGGAGCTCCGACAGAGTTAGAGGTACAGCTAGCCCAAAAAATTATTTCATTAATGCCATCTATAGAAAAAATACGTATGGTAAACTCTGGCACAGAAGCTACAATGACCGCAATCAGGTTGGCACGTGGATTTACAAATAAAAACAAATTTATTAAGTTCAATGGATGTTATCACGGGCATAGTGACAGCCTTCTGGTAAAAGCTGGCTCTGGTCTACTTACCTTAGGGATTCCCTCTACCCCAGGCATACCAAACAGTATTACAGAGCATACTTTAACTGCGGATTTTAACGACTTGGCTCAGGTAGCTCAACTTTTCGACAAATATCCTGATGACATTGCTGCAATTATTGTAGAACCTGTAGCTGGCAATATGGGTTTTATATTACCTAAGCCTGAGTTTTTAAAAGGCTTACGGGACTTGTGCGATCAATATAAGGCTTTGTTAATTTTTGATGAAGTAATGACAGGATTTAGAGTGGGTCTTAACGGGGCACAAGGTATTTATGAAATTACTCCTGATCTTACTACTCTGGGTAAAGTAATTGGCGGTGGCATGCCTGTTGGTGCTTTAGGGGGCAAAGCTGAAGTAATGTCCTTCTTGGCACCAGAGGGGCCTGTATATCAAGCCGGAACCCTATCTGGAAATCCATTGGCTATGGCGGCAGGCTTAGCAACCTTGAAGGAAATTGAGAAAACTGGATTTTTCGCAAAGCTAGGCGAGACCACACATGCTTTAACTCAGACTCTATCAGCTGTCTCCGAAACGATGAATATTCCTCTGCTTACTTCATCATTAGGCGGTATGTTTGGTTTTTGTTTTACAGATAAAAAATCGGTTAATAACTACGCAGAGATCGCCTCTTCAAATGAAGTTTTGTTTAAAAAATTCTATCACGGAATGTTAGAACAGGGTGTTTATTTTGCACCATCGATGTATGAAGCAGGATTCGTCTCCAGCGTTCATGGTGGGGTTGAAATTAAAAAAACCGAAAAGGCTGCAGAAAAAGTACTTACTCAATTAAAACAAAACATATAA
- a CDS encoding rubredoxin, which produces MQEYKKFICVICGFIYDEAEGWPEDGIEPGTLWADVPENWFCPDCGAGKEDFDMVEMD; this is translated from the coding sequence ATGCAAGAATATAAAAAATTCATTTGTGTTATTTGTGGTTTTATTTACGATGAAGCGGAAGGATGGCCGGAAGACGGGATTGAGCCAGGCACACTCTGGGCTGATGTACCTGAAAACTGGTTCTGTCCTGATTGTGGTGCAGGCAAAGAAGATTTTGATATGGTTGAGATGGATTAG
- the hemJ gene encoding protoporphyrinogen oxidase HemJ, with the protein MLFVKAFHIITLVAWFAGLFYLPRLFVYHADTKDTVSLDRFKIMERRLYYGITWPAGIATTLLGIWLICYNPAYYFKAGWMHAKLSLVLLVWLYHLFCGHYCRLFTADKNVKTSRYFRFFNEMPTLLLVGIILLVVVKPF; encoded by the coding sequence ATGTTGTTTGTTAAAGCATTTCATATTATCACACTTGTTGCATGGTTTGCTGGCTTGTTTTATTTACCTCGATTATTTGTATATCATGCGGATACTAAGGACACGGTCAGTCTTGATCGATTTAAGATAATGGAAAGACGTCTCTATTACGGGATAACCTGGCCTGCTGGTATCGCAACAACTTTACTGGGTATATGGTTAATCTGCTATAATCCAGCTTATTATTTCAAAGCAGGCTGGATGCATGCTAAATTGAGTTTAGTACTTTTAGTATGGCTCTATCATTTATTTTGCGGCCATTATTGTAGATTATTTACTGCCGATAAAAATGTTAAAACTTCTCGGTATTTTCGTTTTTTTAATGAAATGCCCACTTTGTTGCTCGTGGGCATCATACTCCTGGTTGTCGTGAAGCCGTTTTGA
- a CDS encoding bifunctional 2-methylcitrate dehydratase/aconitate hydratase, with protein MHSFVEDNVKPDYDQVITKIADYVLDKKIDSALAYETARLCLMDTLGCGILALNFSECTKLMGPVVPGAVLQGGARVPGTNYELDPVQAAFNIGTMIRWLDFNDTWLAAEWGHPSDNLGAILAVADYICRDNCSKGQTPVLMQDVLTAMIKAHEIQGCLALENSFNRVGLDHVFLVKIASAAVAAFLFGADRDTVLRTLSQVFVDGQSLRTYRHAPNAGSRKSWAAGDATSRAVRLALIAQTGEMGYPSALTAPTWGFYDVLFGKKSFKFQRPYGSYVMENILFKLSYPAEFHAQTAVECAVKLHPIVKQRFDEIAKIDLVTHESAIRIISKQGVLHNQADRDHCLQYMVAIGLLFGDLKADHYENEIASDIRIDALRVKMHVTENEKFSREYHDPEKRSIANSIQLTFKDGTQSELITVEYPIGHKRRREEGIPVLMSKFKNNLHTRFSEEHAEKIIQVMNDTNSLAAMKVDDFMAMWVV; from the coding sequence ATGCACAGTTTTGTAGAAGATAATGTTAAACCTGATTATGATCAAGTTATTACTAAAATTGCTGATTACGTCTTAGACAAAAAAATTGACAGTGCTTTAGCATATGAAACAGCTCGTTTATGCCTAATGGACACTTTAGGTTGTGGGATACTGGCACTCAACTTTAGTGAATGTACTAAATTAATGGGACCTGTAGTTCCAGGTGCTGTTCTGCAAGGTGGCGCTCGTGTTCCAGGAACCAATTATGAGTTAGATCCGGTTCAGGCTGCTTTTAACATAGGTACAATGATTCGCTGGTTGGATTTTAATGATACGTGGCTTGCAGCCGAATGGGGACATCCTTCCGATAACTTGGGTGCAATATTGGCTGTTGCTGATTATATCTGTAGAGACAATTGTTCTAAAGGACAAACACCGGTTTTAATGCAGGATGTGCTCACTGCAATGATCAAAGCACACGAAATACAAGGGTGTTTGGCGCTCGAAAACAGCTTTAATCGTGTTGGCCTGGATCATGTGTTTTTAGTGAAAATAGCTAGTGCTGCAGTTGCAGCTTTTTTATTTGGTGCTGATAGGGATACAGTGTTGCGTACTTTATCTCAGGTTTTCGTGGATGGACAAAGTCTTAGAACTTATAGACATGCCCCAAATGCGGGATCCAGAAAGTCTTGGGCTGCTGGAGACGCAACATCCAGAGCGGTTCGATTGGCTTTAATTGCTCAAACAGGGGAGATGGGTTATCCAAGTGCATTAACTGCACCTACCTGGGGCTTCTATGATGTATTGTTTGGAAAAAAATCATTCAAATTCCAACGACCATACGGCAGTTATGTGATGGAAAATATCTTGTTTAAACTCTCATATCCTGCCGAGTTTCATGCCCAAACTGCTGTAGAGTGTGCAGTAAAGCTTCACCCAATTGTTAAACAACGTTTTGATGAAATTGCCAAAATTGATCTTGTGACTCATGAGTCAGCGATACGAATTATTAGTAAACAAGGAGTGCTACATAATCAGGCTGATAGAGACCATTGTCTCCAATATATGGTAGCAATCGGCTTGTTATTTGGTGATTTAAAGGCTGATCATTATGAAAACGAGATTGCATCTGATATAAGAATAGATGCATTAAGGGTAAAAATGCATGTTACTGAAAATGAAAAATTTTCCAGGGAATATCATGATCCGGAAAAACGCTCAATAGCTAACAGTATTCAATTAACGTTTAAAGATGGAACTCAAAGCGAATTAATTACTGTGGAATATCCAATTGGTCATAAGCGTAGGAGAGAAGAAGGGATACCCGTTTTGATGTCTAAATTTAAGAATAATTTACATACCAGATTTTCTGAAGAACATGCAGAGAAAATTATTCAAGTCATGAACGATACGAACAGTCTGGCTGCGATGAAAGTAGACGATTTTATGGCTATGTGGGTTGTTTAA
- a CDS encoding TerC family protein: MDFIEISLSLVALIILEVVLGIDNLVILSIMTEKLPKEKRKKARRWGLTFAWVTRLMLLGSAVYMVKLVKPLFTIGSFTFSTRDIFLFLGGAFLVWKSTDEIHKDVMDEPPVASISSKKYAAATFRNVVLQIALLDIIFSLDSVLTAVGLTTRFWVMALAITFAILIMIYASEPVSEFISTHPTIKMLALSYLILIGMVLIADGFSFHIPRGYLYVAMGFSLGVESLNLVKSARKKRLNKLRK; this comes from the coding sequence ATGGATTTTATTGAGATCAGCTTGAGTTTAGTTGCTTTAATCATTCTGGAAGTTGTTTTAGGCATAGATAATTTGGTTATTTTATCTATTATGACTGAAAAACTCCCAAAAGAAAAAAGAAAAAAAGCTCGAAGGTGGGGACTTACCTTTGCTTGGGTGACTCGTCTAATGCTCTTAGGTTCGGCAGTATATATGGTGAAATTAGTAAAACCCTTATTTACAATCGGAAGTTTTACCTTTTCTACTCGAGATATATTTTTATTCTTAGGTGGTGCTTTTTTAGTATGGAAATCTACGGATGAAATCCACAAGGATGTAATGGACGAACCTCCAGTAGCAAGTATCTCCTCAAAAAAATATGCCGCAGCTACTTTTAGAAATGTTGTTCTTCAGATAGCCCTGCTGGATATTATATTTTCCCTGGATAGTGTTTTAACTGCTGTAGGCTTAACCACCAGATTTTGGGTAATGGCTTTAGCGATTACGTTTGCGATACTTATTATGATTTATGCAAGTGAGCCAGTGAGTGAATTTATAAGCACACACCCCACCATAAAAATGCTTGCTCTTAGTTATTTAATTTTAATTGGTATGGTATTGATCGCAGACGGTTTTTCTTTTCATATACCTCGTGGATACTTATACGTTGCTATGGGCTTTTCATTAGGAGTAGAATCTTTAAATTTAGTAAAAAGTGCACGAAAGAAACGTCTTAATAAATTGAGGAAGTAA
- a CDS encoding peptide MFS transporter — protein MPQGTVPLFFIQVFSTLSFSVLYSTLVLYMKGKLGLPVITANSIMGVFIAFNFALHLLGGFWGGRLLSNRSLFCVGMIAQIIGCVLLSVGDLTFLYYGLAAFLTGSGLNVTCVNCMLTQRFTPDDIRRETAFLWNYAGMNIGFFIGFTLSGVFQLTQNYQRLFLLSSLGNLIALIICLYCWYQLSDKDTAYSRKEKSLQKKASFWGVGLILLLPVLLSQLLQYADWANKLVIITALVMLFLIIFIARQQPTKESRDKIYAFAVLMIFGTVFWMLYQVGPMGLTVFIDHNVRREYADWIIPPQWFQNINTLSIVVGGPLLGLLFNKMRKNGVQINIPSQFAMALLFIGLAFVILPVGIANANADGMVNPGWIVISYILQSIGELLISPIGYAMIGYLAPTSMQGIMMGMWMLNNGVGATLSSYSSNLMITGSENSSPILTNVGYSHVFLMLGLFAIGSSFILFILVAKLRTLMREKKLTTIGQSSLTVTEQVVLCE, from the coding sequence ATGCCACAAGGAACTGTGCCACTTTTTTTCATCCAGGTTTTTTCTACCCTAAGTTTCAGTGTTCTTTATTCAACGCTTGTTTTATACATGAAAGGTAAACTGGGTCTACCTGTTATCACAGCGAATAGCATTATGGGTGTATTTATTGCGTTTAATTTTGCTTTGCATTTACTTGGGGGTTTTTGGGGCGGGCGGCTATTATCCAATCGTTCCTTATTTTGTGTCGGGATGATTGCCCAGATTATAGGTTGTGTTTTACTCTCAGTTGGTGATCTGACTTTTTTATATTACGGTTTAGCGGCATTTCTCACTGGTTCAGGTTTAAACGTAACCTGTGTCAATTGCATGCTCACCCAACGTTTTACTCCTGATGATATCCGTCGTGAGACTGCATTTCTGTGGAATTATGCAGGAATGAATATTGGTTTTTTTATAGGGTTTACACTGAGTGGGGTATTTCAACTAACCCAAAATTATCAGCGACTTTTCCTTCTCAGCAGTTTGGGTAATTTAATTGCGTTAATAATTTGTCTTTATTGTTGGTATCAATTATCTGACAAAGATACTGCATACTCCAGAAAAGAAAAGTCGCTCCAAAAAAAAGCCTCTTTTTGGGGCGTAGGTTTAATATTATTACTTCCTGTCTTACTAAGTCAGTTATTACAATACGCTGATTGGGCTAATAAACTAGTCATCATAACTGCACTGGTTATGTTATTCCTTATTATTTTTATTGCTCGACAGCAACCTACTAAAGAATCCAGGGATAAAATCTATGCGTTTGCTGTACTCATGATTTTTGGAACTGTTTTCTGGATGCTATATCAAGTTGGTCCCATGGGATTGACTGTGTTTATTGATCATAATGTGAGAAGAGAATATGCCGATTGGATTATTCCCCCACAATGGTTCCAGAACATAAATACTCTATCTATAGTAGTTGGAGGCCCGCTTCTTGGACTTTTGTTTAATAAAATGCGGAAGAATGGAGTTCAAATCAATATCCCTTCCCAATTTGCTATGGCCTTGCTTTTTATTGGCCTTGCTTTTGTTATATTACCTGTAGGTATTGCTAATGCTAATGCTGATGGCATGGTTAATCCCGGCTGGATAGTCATCAGTTATATTTTACAGAGTATAGGTGAGCTTTTAATATCACCTATTGGATATGCTATGATTGGCTACCTGGCCCCCACATCAATGCAAGGAATTATGATGGGAATGTGGATGCTCAACAATGGTGTAGGTGCTACACTATCGAGCTATAGTTCTAATTTAATGATAACTGGATCTGAAAATAGCTCACCCATACTAACAAATGTGGGTTATAGCCATGTGTTTTTAATGCTAGGTCTATTTGCGATAGGTTCTTCATTTATTCTTTTTATTTTAGTTGCTAAATTGAGAACATTGATGCGTGAAAAAAAATTGACGACTATTGGACAATCCAGTTTGACCGTTACGGAACAAGTGGTTTTATGTGAGTAG
- the prpB gene encoding methylisocitrate lyase, whose amino-acid sequence MTCSMGKMFKNSIKENKPLQVLGTINAYTAMLAESAGCKAIYLSGAGVANASYGMPDLGMTNLSEVLEDVRRITEACTLPLLVDVDTGWGHAFNIARTVKLMEKSGVAAVHIEDQVVAKRCGHRPNKAVVSIKEMGDRIKAAVDARDDADFVIMARTDAYAVEGMSAAIERAALCIELGADMIFPEAMTTLDEYRLFTRNIKAPVLANITEFGETPLFTREELDRVGVSLILYPLSAFRAMSQAALNTYQTIIQKGTQQSILDKMQTRSELYEILEYNSYEQKLDQMMENENEQ is encoded by the coding sequence ATGACCTGTTCCATGGGCAAGATGTTCAAGAATTCAATAAAGGAAAACAAACCCTTGCAAGTTTTGGGTACCATCAATGCTTATACTGCAATGCTCGCTGAATCTGCTGGTTGTAAAGCAATTTATCTATCCGGAGCCGGAGTTGCAAATGCTTCTTATGGCATGCCCGATCTTGGAATGACCAATCTATCAGAGGTACTTGAGGATGTGCGTCGGATTACTGAGGCATGTACGTTACCCCTTTTAGTTGACGTTGATACAGGATGGGGTCACGCATTTAATATAGCCCGAACAGTCAAGCTTATGGAAAAAAGCGGTGTGGCTGCTGTTCATATTGAAGATCAAGTAGTGGCCAAGCGATGTGGCCACAGGCCTAATAAAGCAGTTGTTTCAATTAAAGAAATGGGCGATAGAATCAAGGCTGCAGTAGATGCTCGTGACGATGCGGACTTTGTCATCATGGCCAGAACTGATGCCTATGCAGTTGAAGGAATGAGTGCTGCTATAGAAAGAGCTGCTTTATGCATTGAACTGGGTGCAGATATGATTTTTCCTGAGGCTATGACTACATTAGACGAATATCGACTTTTTACCCGCAACATTAAAGCTCCAGTACTTGCAAACATTACCGAGTTTGGTGAAACACCCCTATTTACTCGTGAAGAGCTTGACAGGGTAGGCGTTTCTTTAATTTTATACCCTTTAAGTGCGTTCAGGGCGATGTCTCAAGCTGCCCTAAATACTTATCAAACTATTATACAAAAAGGAACGCAACAATCAATATTGGACAAGATGCAAACTCGTAGTGAGTTATATGAAATTCTGGAATATAACAGTTACGAACAAAAACTAGACCAAATGATGGAGAATGAAAATGAGCAGTAA
- the prpC gene encoding bifunctional 2-methylcitrate synthase/citrate synthase encodes MSSKSEGLAGVVAGQSAIATVGLAGEGLNYRGYSIDDLAAYASFEEVAYLLHFGTLPTQKELNQYTEKLVSLREIPDSLKTVLKLIPKNTHPMDVLRTACSFLGNIEPEVNFSEQFKIADRLLALFPGVMCYWYAYHFKNKEISGFSDEQTIGGHFLALLHEKKPTKLESEMMNVSLILYAEHEFNASTFAARVTAGTLADFYSAITSAIGTLRGPLHGGANEAAMELIERFRSPDEAETELKKMLANKEKIMGFGHRVYTTCDPRSDIIKQWSFKLGEAKDDLLLYHISERIEEVMWREKKLFPNLDFYSASAYHYCGIPTPLFTPIFVMSRITGWSAHVFEQRSNNKLIRPTSEYIGPESRALPAIETRG; translated from the coding sequence ATGAGCAGTAAGAGTGAAGGTTTAGCTGGTGTTGTTGCGGGGCAATCAGCAATTGCGACTGTTGGACTCGCAGGTGAAGGGTTAAATTATAGAGGGTATTCAATTGATGATTTGGCTGCCTATGCAAGCTTTGAAGAGGTTGCTTATTTATTGCACTTTGGCACGCTTCCAACGCAGAAGGAGCTTAATCAATATACTGAAAAATTGGTCAGCCTTAGAGAGATACCCGATTCTTTAAAAACTGTTCTGAAATTAATTCCCAAAAATACACATCCTATGGATGTTTTAAGAACGGCATGCTCTTTTTTAGGAAACATTGAACCAGAGGTTAATTTTTCTGAACAATTTAAAATAGCAGATCGACTGTTAGCATTATTTCCAGGGGTGATGTGTTACTGGTATGCCTATCACTTTAAAAACAAAGAAATTTCTGGTTTTAGTGATGAGCAAACTATTGGTGGTCATTTCCTTGCATTATTGCATGAGAAAAAGCCCACTAAGCTTGAATCCGAAATGATGAATGTATCCCTGATTCTTTATGCTGAGCACGAATTTAATGCATCAACCTTTGCTGCCCGGGTCACAGCAGGAACTCTTGCAGATTTTTATTCCGCAATAACAAGTGCTATTGGCACACTCCGCGGGCCTTTGCATGGTGGTGCTAATGAGGCTGCTATGGAATTAATTGAGCGGTTTAGAAGCCCTGATGAAGCCGAAACCGAATTAAAAAAAATGCTTGCCAATAAAGAAAAAATAATGGGTTTTGGCCATAGAGTTTATACTACTTGCGATCCACGCTCTGACATTATAAAGCAATGGTCGTTTAAATTAGGCGAAGCAAAAGACGACCTGCTTTTATACCATATTTCAGAGCGCATTGAAGAGGTGATGTGGCGTGAAAAGAAGCTGTTCCCTAATCTCGATTTCTATAGTGCATCAGCTTACCATTATTGCGGGATTCCTACTCCATTATTTACGCCAATTTTTGTCATGTCACGGATTACTGGATGGTCTGCACATGTATTTGAACAGAGATCAAATAATAAGCTGATCAGACCGACTTCAGAATATATCGGACCAGAATCCAGAGCGCTTCCTGCAATTGAGACAAGAGGTTAA